The following proteins are encoded in a genomic region of Gouania willdenowi chromosome 6, fGouWil2.1, whole genome shotgun sequence:
- the parpbp gene encoding PCNA-interacting partner isoform X1 — protein sequence MEDCVNVLKLMMKTFRRESHRVLSSERTTVLGADGMLMVLQLVMAEINKQGCGEFKVCLSDVLMAWKHLLLDKLHLPPPPSPRPHSYELIMEGYQSFLRVSNTVDLPDILLMYKQLRVHSDPQEPLSPISLFEFLSGNHEVQEPPATPHTKPHPLRSQVKMAVRRVFFSYLSLLVNTKDDMALAMTLDVPSRSLGRQAFTDVKHAARDSNTSLFLAVTSFIRAVQLGGKGYAPSESHPLRKHLKGLTLFVHFLDSLEEILGETPDPSVCGARLLAAIRAALLKGRSSEDEVYAAAEETSLELKERMRELQQKLTTEGSNSGISPARPKAHAVNHATALGGRDTVKLLMALLDEEATAPPCANKAELLSEDQPVLCGAERTCMLSLFRSPEVSTGSSPEPLKNRVQSRINLLRAKRTDRVVLSQFSITYREHDDDLPLNRVLDFPSSSQTPTCVHPAPKPRPSPAVDVDTPTAEAQQEVVLVQRSGNALKAKTGKGSTAGSVTTVKGNKRKQTSKDGAENEPPEKKRVTGASVKPNQRLNKASSKKKLITGQGTLTSFFRV from the exons atggaggACTGTGTAAATGTGCTGAAGCTGATGATGAAGACCTTCAGAAGGGAAAGCCACAGAGTTTTATCATCTGAGAGGACCACAGTACTGGGAGCTGATGGGATGCTGATGGTTTTACAGCTCGTCATGGCAGAGATCAACAAACAG ggctGTGGAGAGTTCAAAGTGTGTCTGAGTGACGTGCTGATGGCCTGGAAACACTTACTGTTAGACAAACTCCACCTGCCCCCCCCACCCAGCCCTCGCCCCCACAGCTATGAGCTCATCATGGAGGGGTACCAGTCCTTCCTGAGGGTCTCCAACACCGTGGACCTGCCTGACATTCTCCTCATGTACAAACAGCTGAGGGTCCACTCTGACCCCCAGGAGCCCCTCAGCCCT aTCAGCCTGTTTGAGTTTCTCTCTGGAAACCATGAGGTTCAGGAGCCCCCGGCCACGCCCCACACGAAGCCACACCCCCTCCGCTCACAG GTGAAAATGGCCGTGCGTAGAGTTTTCTTCTCCTATCTGAGTTTGCTGGTCAACACTAAGGATGACATGGCGTTAGCGATGACTCTGGATGTGCCGAGTCGCTCTCTGGGACGTCAGGCGTTCACCGATGTGAAACACGCGGCGCGGGACAGCAACACGTCCCTGTTCCTG GCCGTCACCTCCTTTATCAGAGCCGTCCAGCTGGGAGGGAAAGGTTACGCTCCATCTGAGTCCCACCCCCTCAGGAAGCACCTCAAAGGACTCACGCTCTTCGTTCACTTCCTGGACAGCCTGGAGGAGATACTGGGAGAAACCCCTGACCCCAG CGTGTGCGGGGCCAGGCTGCTCGCTGCCATCAGGGCGGCTCTGCTCAAAGGTCGAAGCAGCGAAGACGAAGTTTACGCCGCGGCCGAGGAGACGAGTCTGGAGCTGAAGGAGAGGATGAGGGAGCTGCAGCAGAAACTCACGACTGAGGGAAGCAACAGCGGCATCAGCCCAGCTCGG CCTAAGGCACACGCGGTGAATCACGCCACCGCGCTGGGAGGCCGGGACACGGTGAAGCTGCTGATGGCGCTGCTGGATGAAGAAGCGACGGCTCCTCCGTGTGCGAACAAAGCCGAGCTGCTGTCAGAGGACCAGCCTGTCCTCTGTGGAGCCGAGAGAACCTGCATGCTCTCACTCTTCAG ATCTCCTGAAGTGTCCACGGGGAGTTCTCCAGAGCCGCTGAAGAATAGAGTCCAGAGCCGTATCAACCTGCTCAGAGCTAAG CGCACTGACAGAGTGGTTCTGTCCCAGTTCTCCATCACCTACAGAGAACATGACGATGACCTACCGCTGAACCGTGTGCTGGACTTCCCCAGCAGTAGTCAGACCCCCACCTGTGTGCACCCCGCAcctaagccccgcccctccccAGCTGTGGATGTAGACACGCCCACAG ctgaggcaCAGCAGGAAGTCGTCCTGGTTCAGAGAAGTGGAAACGCACTTAAAGCAAAGACAGGAAAAGGCTCGACCGCGGGCAGCGTAACGACGGTTAAAGGAAACAAAAGAAAGCAGACGAGCAAAGATGGGGCAGAGAACGAACCTCCGGAGAAGAAACGAGTCACTGGTGCATCCGTCAAACCAAACCAAAGACTGAATAAAGCCTCCAGTAAGAAGAAGCTCATCACTGGACAAGGAACGCTCACCAGTTTCTTCAGAGTTTAA
- the parpbp gene encoding PCNA-interacting partner isoform X2, which yields MEDCVNVLKLMMKTFRRESHRVLSSERTTVLGADGMLMVLQLVMAEINKQISLFEFLSGNHEVQEPPATPHTKPHPLRSQVKMAVRRVFFSYLSLLVNTKDDMALAMTLDVPSRSLGRQAFTDVKHAARDSNTSLFLAVTSFIRAVQLGGKGYAPSESHPLRKHLKGLTLFVHFLDSLEEILGETPDPSVCGARLLAAIRAALLKGRSSEDEVYAAAEETSLELKERMRELQQKLTTEGSNSGISPARPKAHAVNHATALGGRDTVKLLMALLDEEATAPPCANKAELLSEDQPVLCGAERTCMLSLFRSPEVSTGSSPEPLKNRVQSRINLLRAKRTDRVVLSQFSITYREHDDDLPLNRVLDFPSSSQTPTCVHPAPKPRPSPAVDVDTPTAEAQQEVVLVQRSGNALKAKTGKGSTAGSVTTVKGNKRKQTSKDGAENEPPEKKRVTGASVKPNQRLNKASSKKKLITGQGTLTSFFRV from the exons atggaggACTGTGTAAATGTGCTGAAGCTGATGATGAAGACCTTCAGAAGGGAAAGCCACAGAGTTTTATCATCTGAGAGGACCACAGTACTGGGAGCTGATGGGATGCTGATGGTTTTACAGCTCGTCATGGCAGAGATCAACAAACAG aTCAGCCTGTTTGAGTTTCTCTCTGGAAACCATGAGGTTCAGGAGCCCCCGGCCACGCCCCACACGAAGCCACACCCCCTCCGCTCACAG GTGAAAATGGCCGTGCGTAGAGTTTTCTTCTCCTATCTGAGTTTGCTGGTCAACACTAAGGATGACATGGCGTTAGCGATGACTCTGGATGTGCCGAGTCGCTCTCTGGGACGTCAGGCGTTCACCGATGTGAAACACGCGGCGCGGGACAGCAACACGTCCCTGTTCCTG GCCGTCACCTCCTTTATCAGAGCCGTCCAGCTGGGAGGGAAAGGTTACGCTCCATCTGAGTCCCACCCCCTCAGGAAGCACCTCAAAGGACTCACGCTCTTCGTTCACTTCCTGGACAGCCTGGAGGAGATACTGGGAGAAACCCCTGACCCCAG CGTGTGCGGGGCCAGGCTGCTCGCTGCCATCAGGGCGGCTCTGCTCAAAGGTCGAAGCAGCGAAGACGAAGTTTACGCCGCGGCCGAGGAGACGAGTCTGGAGCTGAAGGAGAGGATGAGGGAGCTGCAGCAGAAACTCACGACTGAGGGAAGCAACAGCGGCATCAGCCCAGCTCGG CCTAAGGCACACGCGGTGAATCACGCCACCGCGCTGGGAGGCCGGGACACGGTGAAGCTGCTGATGGCGCTGCTGGATGAAGAAGCGACGGCTCCTCCGTGTGCGAACAAAGCCGAGCTGCTGTCAGAGGACCAGCCTGTCCTCTGTGGAGCCGAGAGAACCTGCATGCTCTCACTCTTCAG ATCTCCTGAAGTGTCCACGGGGAGTTCTCCAGAGCCGCTGAAGAATAGAGTCCAGAGCCGTATCAACCTGCTCAGAGCTAAG CGCACTGACAGAGTGGTTCTGTCCCAGTTCTCCATCACCTACAGAGAACATGACGATGACCTACCGCTGAACCGTGTGCTGGACTTCCCCAGCAGTAGTCAGACCCCCACCTGTGTGCACCCCGCAcctaagccccgcccctccccAGCTGTGGATGTAGACACGCCCACAG ctgaggcaCAGCAGGAAGTCGTCCTGGTTCAGAGAAGTGGAAACGCACTTAAAGCAAAGACAGGAAAAGGCTCGACCGCGGGCAGCGTAACGACGGTTAAAGGAAACAAAAGAAAGCAGACGAGCAAAGATGGGGCAGAGAACGAACCTCCGGAGAAGAAACGAGTCACTGGTGCATCCGTCAAACCAAACCAAAGACTGAATAAAGCCTCCAGTAAGAAGAAGCTCATCACTGGACAAGGAACGCTCACCAGTTTCTTCAGAGTTTAA